ATATGTCAAGAGTTTGACTATTGGAATTACGTTGTGTTGTGAACCAATTATATCACAGACAAAGGAACTTTGAACTTGGAATATTGCTAAAATTCtggtattataaaattaactgacACGTCTAGTTTTAAAAGTTGGGCAGATCGAGATGAAACAAGCCTTGAAATTTCAAAGCCACTCCTTCATCAGTCCATCTAAGTTATCACACACATCAAAATTCTTTGACTATTCAACAGGTATTAATGATTTCACGTATAATTTCCATCCTTGATTTCAGAGTTAGTAATTGTCTCATATAGATACAACCAACAAATgcggtaaaataaaaacaaataattgagtagAACAAAACTTTATCTACATTTGTACATATGACGAATCTTCTGGACATCCTTACGGCTAAGGTTCTCTCTCTGGCCAAGTTTAACACCTCTTGTCTGTAACACAAACATATCACAGTTATTAAGGTCAACCTTAGCCATTTGTTACAACATGGATCTTTAACGTAATTTTAGCCATTTTGTTACAACATGGATCTTTAACGTAACCTTAGCCATTTGTTACAACATGGATCTTTAACGTAACCTTAGCCATTTGTTACAACATGGATCTTTAACGTAACCTTAGCCATTTGTTACAACATGGATCTTTAACGTAACCTTAGCCATTTGTTACAACATGGATCTTTAACGTAACCTTAGCCATTTGTTACAACATGGATCTTTAACGTAACCTTAGCCATTTGTTACAACATGGATCTTTAACGTAACCTTAGCCATTTGTTACAACATGGATCTTTAACGTAACCTTAGCCATTTGTTACAACATGGATCTTTAACGTAACCTTAGCCATTTGTTACAACATGGATCTTTAACGTAATACTGTAATGGAAGCACAAGCTATTACACCGACTATTATCCTTAAAGTCAGAACATGTTTAATGTTGCAGTGAAAGTATTAACTCTGTATTAAACCCACCAACTCCGACAGTCATTTCCcacaatagactagacctatcaaattacccttgcaccccagagtcaacatttgtggttagtgatgtgccgctcctggacatccataaggttgcccagattgaagtgacacatcggtttttgctgtgcccagtggtggattcaactggaaggtataaaccagccaggcAGTAGAACTTTACTGTTTGCGGAAAACTTAGAATTTAGTCTTACCTTAGCAACTATTGTCGGTTGGCCGTTTCTAGAGAAAGCATTAGCGGAGTAGTGCATCACACTCCTGTAGTCGTAAGCCACTCCCTGATTGTCTGTCTCCTTCTTCTTTGCTTTTTCAAAGTTATTCTCTCTTCCTGAAAGATATCAAAACTTATATGAGAAACAGGTCAAATCTTAAATATACTCTGTATGAATTGAAAAACGTTTCTTTCACATAAACTTTTCTTaggaaataaaaactttaatacttgTCACCGTTGTGCAGTAATGGATTAAAGAAAGAGGTTCTTGATTTTTattctgataaaataaaacaatatagagtttattttgggaaaatgtaaactgaatataaatgatgaacaattagtattaacagataatcaGATTTTTTACAATGCTTTACCATtcatataatttaagaaattagcTTTAAGCCAAGAGAAAAATCTTtagttactgtaatttaaatttatgccAAAACATCAAAACTGAAAGTACACTATAACTGTGCCCTCTAAAAACCAGAATTGTTATGCACAAGGTTTAGAACATCAGCTGCCTTTTCAACAGTCAATTAAACTATATtgttcaatttcaattattacatagattatatattatatatatcctTTTTAGCTTATTTCGCCCTATCTTATGGGCttcttatttgataaaaagtgctgCAGTCACAGACTGAATTCAAATTTGTTACCTCAATTCAGATTCAAAGTCTGATCTTTTGGCAAATACTATGGTGCCACTCGGTCTCCCAAACTACAGTAGTTACCTAAAACTTTATTTGCCAAAATgcttaaaagaaattattaagcCTAATGTGCACTGTTATAATACACAAGAGTAGTATTAAGTGATTTCTGCAGAAGtcttatgtacatttaaatagTAACTGTAAAGGAGTCACATATGAAGAAGGATCCTTCAAATAAATAAAGGATGAAGAAGGattcttcaaataaatatctGTTGAACTTTTCCGCTGATATCATCATTACATAGGTTGAGGGACCTGCTTGGCAATAACTATGATGAATTAGAACTTTGCCACTGCACCAACTGTATACTGATTGGTCATGTGCTCTCAGTGGGACAcatagaatgaaataaaaaataagattttccaTGATttggtggactgctgcggatcttcaatAAATTCTGttacaatttcaaactgtttgtctTCGTCTAAAGGAGGCTGACCTGAGCATCTGAGATGGATCTGGATACtcaaaacttatttactaaagttcttaagtatttccttgtcacaggtctatcaggaaGTGCAACATAAACCACCTCTCTGCCTCATGATAGACTGAAAATAAGTAACATTTCTACTTTATCATCTTGATTAAGGAGCATTATTACTCGTAGGCAGTTATAATTTGagagtattatttaaaagtaagaatgGCAAAGCGATTCAAAATCACTAACTGTAATAACACCaaaactcacaaaaatatctcaaaacaCTTCACGAAACAATAACTATACATTAATGATAGCACTGGATAATAACGATCCACTGGATAGTAACGATCCAATGGATAATAACGATCCACTGGATAATAACGATCCACTTGATAATAACGATCCACTGGATAATAACGGTCCACTGGATAATAACGGTCCACTGGATAATAACGGTCCACTGGATAATAACAACGATCCACTGGATAATAACTGTCCACTGGATAATAACGGTCCCACTGGATAATAACGATCCACTGGATAATAACGGTCCACTGGATAATAACGATCCACTGGATAATAACATTCCACTGGATAAAACGATCCACTGGATAATAACGATCCACTGGATAATAACGATCCACTGGATAATAACGATCCACTGGATAATAACGATCCGCTTGATAATAAAGATCCACTGGATAATAATCTTTCTAAAAGTACGACCTGTTCTGACAAGATTGAAATAAAGAAGGGACTTGTTTGTAGTAAACCGTAGTTCAAACCGTGAAACCCCGATCACTCTTTGCAAATACTGTAACCCTTTTAAAACTGACCTCGCTGGATGTTCTGGTAGTTGACTGTGACGTGCTTGTCGCGTTCCCAACGGTTCTGTTCATGAAGGAAGCCGATGGCATGCATCATCTCGTGCATCACAGTGCCTTTCTTAGTGAGGCAGCCGGGACTCTGTAGATTGAGCTCTTGGCGGCCCCCGATTCTGCCCACGGAGGACCAGCAACCCGTGTTGCTGTTTGTGATGTAGACATAATCCCGCTCTGACCCTGTCCGAGGCACAAACTTGATGCAAGTCAGCTTCCGGTACTCTCCTATTGCATCATTGATCATGGCACGATCACGCTGACctaagcattaaaaaaaattaagagtcAAATTTTCATGTAAAAGTAAATCTCTAAATCAAGTTAATTGATCAGATAAGAGGTTTGTTTTTGTTCCTTaacaataataagaataaaattatacagggtgtaactgaaatacactgtgttaaaaaattgaacaaaaatatctcaccgtcaaaaagagttttaagctgtcattagTAAGAAATACAGAACAACTTAACTGCACAgaagttatttcatttttttttttttttaatttgtgatctTTACTAGATTAacatatcttaataattttaaccttttacattatatggttgtttagaaaaatattttaatgtaacagacggaaaacgatgcattgtagaacatacatttataggaactttttggtttgttttgaccaaggaacaacctcctgaagtttgttgGTGTACTTCAGTTACACCCTGtctatcatatttttttctaactaATAAAATGGAATCTGGGGGGTTTAAACATTGAGAAAAGAGATTACACATCCCACAAGCATCATCATTTCACTCTCTAATTTAAGTGGTATATCTGGAGTTATGTAAATCAAAGAGGTATAGTTCAAGTCTCAACTTACTGAAGTAAGGACTGATCTCGTAAGGAATTACTCCCTTGGGCCAATGAGTAGATGCAGCCCTGAGCCCATTCCTAGCTTCCGAGTCACTAGCAGGTATCAGTAAGTCTCCCTGAGCGTACTCTCCCAGCTCTTCAGGGTTCTGGTCCATTTCTGGGCTCCATTTGGATACAGCATCACCTGCAGCATGGCCGAGAACAAACTGTTATTCAGACAAATGCTAAATTCAAAAATTGCAGGGTAAAGAAATTGTACATAAAgatgtttattaagtttaataaaaacaggAAGTCCTATACTCGGACCAGTCATAGAGATACAAACTACACCTAGTACCAATAACGTAGCTAGGAAAACATTGGGGAGGAGTCAAGACAACTAATAATTTCCTAAAGTGGAAAGAAAGTAAGGCTTCATTTTGTGCCTTAAAACGTTCTTGACCCGAATctgtgttgagaacgatctttcagcatacatgtcagtaatactgaattatttaagtaatattactttactaaaagagtaattgaaacaattaaaaattttgggggggtcaatttagttttataaaaatctcaactctaaaatcaagattttttattgtaaacacatTGTGCAATTGACAAAGTCAGATTAACAATTTTaccattttcttaaataaatctcCAAGTCTAAAGGACAGAGTTGTCAAATTCTCAGTAGTTTATAATCTTTAAGGTAATAACAAGTAACAaagaagttataataaataaataaatatagaataatctATGCCAAAACTATGATAACAACAACACATACACACACTTAATATacaaacatagaaataaataaaataaaaaacataatttgtagttaaaaatgtatagtactAGTATCACAGGCCAAAAAActgtaaactgaataaaatagattttctttTAACCATCTTTCcactaactattattttaaacctttttatggGTACAGACCATGCTGTTTCCATTAATGCGTTAAATagcttaattttcatatatacCTATATGTGGCTGCTTTTACTTTTTTCGAGTTTGTCAGTAGGTAAATCTGAAATAAGGTTTTTTTCTGGTAAAATAACTATGGATTTCTgttctagttaaaaaaataacgacTCTAAAATTCACGaaacaacaataaacatacaaattttaaattgttattatttttagttccttAAAAATTTATACACATGTTTCTCTTTCAGGTACATTCATAATAGCTCTCAATGCCTTTTTCTGCCATTTAAAAGCGTTTTGTACACCTCTATTGTCCCGCAATTTCATCCCATATCTTAAATGTGAGTGAAAAAAGTGCACAATAAGTTGAAACTAGCACGTCTAAGGTTCATAATGCACtttcttaatttacataatagATGGACAACTCTTGGCAATTtcttacataattattcaatatgaTGATCCCAACCCAAtctattatccagatgaattccTAATAACTTGACAGGTTTAACatctttataaattgtataatttaaagaaaattttattttatcagttttttattgttgattcTGGATTTGCTACTGATATGCTGGGTACTAACAACAAAGAAAGGTTACATCTGATTTACAATCTTTAGTAAAGTCAATCATACTGGGATTCTTTACAAGAACATCATTAGAATTATCACAGTTTTTCCAACCTTTTTATAGTAAGCTAAGATTATTGTAACTTAGAAATATTGGAAAGATATGTATGTTGGAAGATGTGATGAAAAGTTTAGATagttatataattcatatattaatGTTTTGCATATTATATTCTTTGGAAATTTGAAAGTATGAGTAATGATAAAATACACAAGGTGAAGTAACTTGAATTGCAATGATGGCCATGAACCTTTTTTAGGATAACATTTTTGCCACTCGTCTCGAGGCTAAGACCATGAACAGTTTGATTAGTGTtgttgactatatatatatattacatatgtgGTTTGATATACagtaatctgtatttaaactTGACCAATTGACCTGAAATTATCGATAGTCAGTGCCATCGTTAAACTTTCCATTGACAATAAAAACATATCTGATCTTTTTTCACTAACTTCACCAAaacaatgtgtttaaatttattgaaattaaaactgttatattttactaatattaaaaattaacaattttaatatgtacGGATTTCATATTCTTATACTTCTTGCCTCTATTTTccttcaatttaaaattacatcttacatttaacaaaaaaacttattataaattatttattagtaatattagtgctattataataaatatctctATGAGAAAATAAACCTCATATTTATACTCTAATTAGTGACAATACTAATAGGTTAAGTAGTAAATGGTATACAAAAGAATTGGAAAATAATTAGGAAAATAGTAGTTGCATTGTATGATAAGCTTAAAAACAGTAAGGGTACAGTTCATGAactacaatgtaaaaatgtgtacacCAGAGCAAAAAATCTGTATAGATCTGAaattaaaagacagaaaaaattatttaatgagaaatatattaccaattcaaaaaataaatgtaaagctgcttggaaaataatttaatacagaaaaaaaggttgaagaaaaaaaaaatcatgaaacttttattgattctaggacttttaataacttctttaCACTTTCACcttctaatataattaatacttctgACCAGCAGAATGACAATAACCTTGCtcttgaatatttagaaaattacataagaaataagggtgtatttaaaaaatgattttaaatggaaaaaaatattgaaagaaatgatgttttatattgtacatctAGGTTGAGTACCTCAAAAAGTGAGGATTATTATGGTTTTTCCAATGCAATTATAAAAGACATCCATTGACATAATATTAGAGccagttacttatttatttaataaagatgcTAGACCAAGGAACATTTCCTcaagctttaaaaataacaaaagtagtgccaatttttaaaaaaggagataGGACTAACCCCTCTAGCTATCGACCAATCTCATTAGTTCCTattcttagtaaaaatatttgagttttgtatcaaagaacaattgtataacttttttgttgtaaataatcttttttgttcGGACCAATTTGGTTTTCTCCCACGttttaaacacagtaaaaaaGCGGTTGAAACTGTAAACAGAACAGGTTATtctgaattttgaaaacaaaataatgacaTCTACTACCTT
This Homalodisca vitripennis isolate AUS2020 chromosome 3, UT_GWSS_2.1, whole genome shotgun sequence DNA region includes the following protein-coding sequences:
- the LOC124356611 gene encoding zinc metalloproteinase nas-13-like; the encoded protein is MRVLVVFPCIVVAVVTALPFFENILQSDDNTEADEGLTAQLLEIGESLFGTPKAESGDAVSKWSPEMDQNPEELGEYAQGDLLIPASDSEARNGLRAASTHWPKGVIPYEISPYFSQRDRAMINDAIGEYRKLTCIKFVPRTGSERDYVYITNSNTGCWSSVGRIGGRQELNLQSPGCLTKKGTVMHEMMHAIGFLHEQNRWERDKHVTVNYQNIQRGRENNFEKAKKKETDNQGVAYDYRSVMHYSANAFSRNGQPTIVAKTRGVKLGQRENLSRKDVQKIRHMYKCR